A DNA window from Halomicrobium mukohataei DSM 12286 contains the following coding sequences:
- a CDS encoding class I SAM-dependent methyltransferase, which yields MTDNEWDGGRYDDAAGFVTDYGDSVVDLLDPRPGERILDLGCGTGHLTATVADAVGSAGDVLGIDASSEMIRQARAAYPDLRFDCVDATAFETDERFDAVFSNAALHWIDDQDAVSERVAAALAPNGRYVAELGASGNVAAIVAAVRTELRDRGYDAADPWYFPTIGEHATLLERHGFAVRSATVFDRPTDLDGPDGLREWLAVFGDSLFAPLSDAERAAVVAAVEDRLRPEQYDPDTETWTADYRRLRFVAVPGESVSRQT from the coding sequence ATGACAGACAACGAGTGGGACGGTGGACGATACGACGACGCAGCCGGCTTCGTGACCGACTACGGCGACAGCGTCGTCGACCTGCTCGACCCGCGACCCGGCGAGCGCATCCTCGATCTGGGCTGTGGAACGGGTCACCTCACGGCGACCGTCGCCGACGCGGTCGGCAGTGCGGGCGACGTACTGGGGATCGACGCGTCGAGCGAGATGATCCGGCAGGCACGCGCGGCATACCCCGACCTGCGGTTCGACTGCGTCGACGCCACGGCGTTCGAGACGGACGAGCGATTCGACGCGGTGTTTTCGAACGCCGCGCTGCACTGGATCGACGACCAGGACGCCGTCTCCGAACGCGTCGCCGCGGCGCTGGCCCCCAACGGTCGCTACGTCGCGGAACTGGGCGCGAGCGGGAACGTCGCCGCCATCGTCGCGGCGGTCCGGACGGAACTCCGCGACCGGGGGTACGACGCCGCCGACCCCTGGTACTTCCCGACGATCGGCGAGCACGCGACGCTGCTGGAGCGCCACGGCTTCGCGGTGCGGTCGGCGACGGTGTTCGACCGGCCGACCGACCTCGACGGCCCGGACGGCCTGCGGGAGTGGCTGGCCGTGTTCGGCGATTCGCTGTTCGCACCGCTCTCGGACGCCGAGCGAGCCGCCGTCGTCGCGGCCGTCGAGGATCGGCTCCGTCCCGAGCAGTACGACCCCGACACCGAGACCTGGACCGCGGACTACCGACGACTCCGGTTCGTCGCGGTGCCAGGCGAGTCCGTCTCTCGCCAGACATAA